A region of Kwoniella shandongensis chromosome 14, complete sequence DNA encodes the following proteins:
- a CDS encoding ribosomal protein L16: MIGHLTSLLRPSTSAIASSSRFTLPLQHSLSPTTSSLLQQVRHRGQLAPRRTKFKKSAKGAPGGGSLKGTTLHHGTYGLRACSSVRISAAQLTSCQMAVRRRIKSVKGAQLYLRVFPDIPVCVKGNEQRMGKGKGSFEYWSCRVSPGKVIFEVGGGGIREEIAKAALKLAQARLPLQTEFITISAPPRLGKISSPKLAHPPSARPLPAGLAYFDAKDEGGARDVVMKREEKTVDEIVRGMEALDVKKVEAAKGVDA, translated from the exons ATGATCGGCCACCTCACCTCTTTATTGCGTCCTTCGACCTCAGCgattgcttcttcctcgcgaTTCACACTCCCTTTACAACACTCACTATCACCGACCACTTCGAGCTTGTTGCAGCAGGTCAGACATCGGGGTCAGCTTGCGCCTAGACGGACAAAGTTCAAGAAGAGTGCGAAGGGTGCTCCagga GGAGGCTCGTTAAAAGGAACCACGCTCCATCATGGTACTTATGGACTTCGAGCTTGCTCCTCTGTTCGAATCTCCGCAGCTCAGTTGACATCTTGTCAGATGGCGGTTCGAAGACGTATCAAGTCCGTCAAGGGTGCACAACTATATCTACGTGTCTTCCCTGATATACCGGTCTGTGTGAAAGGTAACGAGCAGAgaatgggaaagggaaaaggTAGTTTTGAATATTGGAGTTGTCGAGTTAGTCCGGGTAAAGTGATCTTtgaagttggaggtggaggtataagagaggagattgcaaaggcag CCCTCAAACTCGCTCAAGCAAGACTCCCTCTCCAAACAGAATTCATCACCATTTCCGccccacctcgactcggcaAGATCTCCTCGCCAAAACTTGCCCATCCACCTTCCGCTCGACCTTTACCTGCCGGATTAGCATACTTTGATGcgaaagatgaaggaggcGCGAGGGATGTTGTCATGAAGCGAGAGGAAAAGACCGTGGATGAGATCGTTAGAGGAATGGAGGCTTTGGACGTGAAGAAGGTAGAGGCGGCTAAGGGGGTTGACGCATAG